From a region of the Methanolobus tindarius DSM 2278 genome:
- a CDS encoding phenylalanine--tRNA ligase subunit alpha, whose protein sequence is MTKLKILRLLQHQEMKPKELAQEIGLQKVYSHIRSLKDMSLIEKQNNKYRLTPKGIEYLEKGDFSEILPPKLYVDDLTAFMLKHDRPMTARELHEALQDPRTLPDFRAWLSHLIRRKYITIDKTRSVSTYQITARGRLHGVNGAEFRKQRHWTRLY, encoded by the coding sequence ATGACGAAACTGAAAATATTGCGCCTGCTTCAGCATCAGGAGATGAAACCCAAAGAACTGGCACAGGAAATCGGCTTACAAAAGGTATATTCACATATTCGCAGCTTGAAAGACATGAGTCTGATTGAGAAGCAAAACAACAAATATCGTCTGACACCCAAGGGTATTGAATACCTTGAAAAGGGTGATTTCAGCGAAATCCTGCCACCGAAACTCTATGTAGATGACCTCACAGCCTTCATGTTGAAGCATGACAGACCAATGACAGCACGAGAGCTTCATGAAGCATTGCAAGACCCAAGGACGTTGCCGGATTTCCGGGCGTGGTTGAGTCATCTGATACGAAGAAAGTATATCACAATCGACAAAACCCGGAGCGTGAGCACCTATCAAATCACAGCACGTGGAAGATTACATGGGGTTAATGGTGCTGAGTTCAGAAAACAAAGACATTGGACACGACTTTATTGA
- a CDS encoding GxxExxY protein yields MAAKRRKRKSDDEEIDPVAVAIAAVIFAVYFVYTKYLLPLYEAFMSLSPVYIFLITLIVAVTVLVVINYIFKYRRMRAEKKKERRKQQIIARGVEFDNTIKFLENEIKLRYGKKKIEKDYQQDLEQAMKVLTDRHGYKIEYERSHSKKHRIDLVINDSIGVEMKVYKGGSQVKRALLSQISEYSQYCDKIIGFVVNVTEESNESIKSDIESQLKFQKVIDPNDYHIIVHGVI; encoded by the coding sequence ATGGCAGCTAAGAGGAGAAAAAGAAAATCTGATGATGAAGAAATTGACCCGGTAGCAGTTGCAATTGCTGCTGTGATTTTTGCAGTGTATTTTGTTTACACAAAATATCTGTTACCGTTGTACGAAGCATTCATGTCATTGTCACCTGTTTACATCTTTTTGATTACCCTGATAGTTGCTGTCACAGTTCTTGTTGTTATCAACTATATCTTCAAGTATCGCAGGATGAGAGCAGAGAAAAAGAAAGAACGCCGTAAGCAGCAAATCATTGCAAGGGGTGTTGAATTTGATAATACTATCAAGTTCCTAGAAAACGAAATTAAACTTCGTTATGGTAAAAAGAAGATTGAGAAGGACTATCAACAGGATTTGGAACAAGCCATGAAGGTCTTGACCGACAGACATGGTTACAAAATCGAATATGAAAGAAGCCACTCCAAAAAACATAGGATTGATTTGGTGATAAATGACTCTATTGGTGTTGAAATGAAGGTCTATAAGGGTGGGTCACAGGTCAAAAGAGCACTACTTAGTCAAATCTCAGAGTATTCTCAGTACTGTGACAAAATTATCGGATTTGTGGTCAATGTGACCGAAGAGAGCAACGAATCTATCAAATCTGATATCGAATCTCAACTCAAGTTTCAAAAGGTTATTGACCCGAATGACTATCACATCATTGTTCACGGGGTCATCTAA
- a CDS encoding competence protein CoiA family protein, producing MVKFEYAFDSQGKIHYINNLYKGHNLGPFTCITCGEPMKARPGKGVDKGGNTPHFAHKSSSYNHADESELHYNTKAYLSLKLNEILDSNDKNEFIINVFCNDCNSTKRASLLYGLDDESMKSLKLGNYSNNLHEQPTTHNFEYNLLQDVTSVKPEKKVDNFVPDVSLYHGEALIKAIEVVYTHEDEDVKVQYYRNEKIDVVRVYVKTDDDLRDLENGILDMIEVELNRTVCQFKSPISKDEMSINLYFRSMQYYRYIREIFEPFFSKMDDYINRALISNRKVNLKKIFSDESKSNSKTTSDSELHEIRKPDNKIKNDSELYEMIRKYRKARRTAALTSYDVQEFMDENPHSDIDPKNVDRLIKMGNACGWGYFVKAIEHYHKYKPYNKY from the coding sequence ATGGTTAAGTTTGAATACGCATTCGATTCTCAAGGGAAAATACACTACATCAACAATCTTTACAAAGGTCACAATCTTGGTCCATTCACATGTATCACATGTGGGGAACCTATGAAAGCTAGACCTGGAAAAGGTGTCGATAAAGGTGGAAACACCCCTCATTTTGCACATAAATCGTCATCATACAACCATGCTGATGAATCTGAATTGCATTATAATACCAAGGCATATCTATCCCTGAAACTAAATGAGATACTTGATTCCAATGACAAAAATGAATTCATAATCAACGTTTTCTGCAATGACTGTAATTCAACCAAGAGGGCATCTTTGCTTTATGGTCTTGATGATGAATCGATGAAATCATTAAAGTTAGGTAATTATTCAAATAATCTTCATGAACAGCCAACAACACACAATTTTGAATATAATTTACTCCAAGATGTCACCAGTGTGAAGCCGGAAAAGAAAGTTGACAACTTTGTACCTGATGTTTCACTATACCACGGTGAGGCTCTAATAAAGGCGATAGAAGTCGTTTACACTCATGAAGATGAAGATGTGAAAGTGCAATACTACAGGAACGAAAAGATAGATGTTGTGCGGGTTTATGTTAAAACAGATGATGACTTGAGAGACTTAGAAAATGGTATATTGGACATGATTGAAGTTGAACTGAACCGTACTGTGTGTCAGTTTAAGTCACCTATAAGCAAAGATGAGATGTCTATCAATTTGTATTTTAGAAGCATGCAGTATTACCGATACATACGGGAAATATTTGAGCCATTTTTCTCTAAAATGGATGATTACATCAATAGAGCTTTAATATCGAACAGAAAAGTGAATCTCAAGAAGATATTCAGTGATGAAAGCAAATCTAATAGCAAAACAACAAGCGATTCCGAACTTCATGAGATAAGAAAACCTGATAACAAAATAAAAAACGATTCCGAACTTTACGAGATGATACGTAAATACCGGAAAGCTCGTAGGACTGCTGCACTAACATCTTATGACGTACAAGAATTCATGGATGAAAACCCACATAGCGATATTGACCCTAAAAACGTGGATAGACTCATAAAAATGGGGAATGCATGTGGATGGGGATATTTCGTAAAAGCCATCGAGCATTATCACAAATATAAGCCATACAACAAATATTAG
- a CDS encoding transglutaminase domain-containing protein, giving the protein MSLFNEFKAYLLDKINNTQDKNAFKVTKKDIAQGVYLGFRNAFILLILVFAFPYIVYYGPFYQFYIEPQMESYLDDTSTTICKYSENESEIVQHIIEWENSDNVDLKRFNRYTAIFRLNNHDSKWFVYLGSANCGERAIIFEDMVERCGLTYRHMEMEGFINTRDNSSGDHAWSEVWIDNGWRIADSGFHLWYPKDNQSHFTSKSKFLIGHVSVIENNTYFTDCTANYVNNTCQLNIQVEENNESVNGANVFVSMVYNNTEVPVLGYKRDLVTNDSIPLTINLGMHKDAYYNIKSSYDGMIYEHYGAENITLNKPSQFLLINITEKELRWL; this is encoded by the coding sequence ATGTCTCTTTTTAATGAATTTAAAGCTTATCTTCTTGACAAAATTAATAATACACAAGATAAAAACGCATTTAAGGTAACAAAAAAAGACATAGCTCAAGGAGTTTATTTAGGGTTTCGTAATGCATTTATACTTCTGATTTTAGTTTTTGCTTTTCCATATATTGTCTATTATGGTCCTTTCTATCAATTTTATATTGAACCCCAAATGGAATCATACTTGGATGACACAAGTACAACAATATGTAAGTATTCAGAGAACGAGTCTGAAATTGTTCAGCATATTATTGAATGGGAAAACAGTGATAATGTTGATTTAAAACGATTCAATCGCTATACTGCAATTTTTCGATTGAACAATCATGATTCAAAGTGGTTTGTCTATTTAGGAAGTGCAAACTGTGGTGAGCGTGCCATTATCTTTGAGGATATGGTAGAAAGATGTGGACTAACATATCGACACATGGAAATGGAAGGATTCATCAATACAAGAGATAATTCGAGTGGAGACCACGCATGGTCCGAAGTTTGGATTGATAATGGATGGAGAATTGCCGACTCCGGTTTTCATTTATGGTATCCAAAAGATAATCAGTCCCATTTTACATCTAAATCTAAGTTTTTAATTGGACATGTGAGCGTTATTGAAAACAACACTTATTTTACAGATTGTACTGCGAATTATGTCAATAATACATGTCAGTTGAATATCCAAGTAGAGGAAAACAATGAATCTGTAAATGGAGCAAATGTATTTGTCAGCATGGTCTACAACAATACTGAAGTTCCCGTGCTGGGATATAAACGAGACTTGGTGACAAATGATTCGATTCCACTCACTATTAACTTGGGTATGCATAAAGATGCCTATTACAATATTAAATCGAGTTATGATGGAATGATTTATGAGCACTATGGTGCAGAAAATATCACACTTAATAAACCATCACAATTTTTGTTGATTAATATCACTGAAAAGGAATTACGTTGGCTCTGA
- a CDS encoding MATE family Na+-driven efflux transporter, with protein sequence MHKTIESIRRIDLRLFLALLLTGLLPTIYTTVRIFFLGNLPNDWGINIASQLMWVNLLYEILQESLILPLYFILGKAISNTEEFTNRLKGSMVIVFSIYLTLSALISIFAEPMVVAMAQNSALVDATVSYIRLETIAYIFLTMWKFLMLILLLIGRDKLIYIMLTVQMILTVLLDTLFISEFSFSLQLGVNGIAITNIIVNIVLLAVFFILLKKEKNINIFQRKKLNFAWVKQWTTIAGYSGLETLVRNLAFMYMVVRMVNIINEPGTFWVTNSFIWGWLLLPVLQLSELIKSDCSKDEENIKLNFRGYVGVTTIIIAIWLVTIPLWEPFIKNVLNMSNYEVISHLVMISLPFYILFAYNNIIDSIFYGIGKTEYMLFQSVFVNVTFYGTLFILFQKGIYVPTLELITLMFAAGIAVDSLLTFVMYWYLSKKGKIVHKYELTVPLVTD encoded by the coding sequence GTGCATAAAACAATAGAATCGATTAGAAGAATTGACTTGCGTTTATTTTTAGCGTTGCTTTTGACTGGATTGTTACCAACAATATACACTACGGTACGCATATTTTTCCTTGGAAACCTTCCAAATGATTGGGGAATCAACATTGCTTCACAACTTATGTGGGTAAATCTTCTTTACGAAATATTGCAGGAATCCTTAATTCTACCACTGTACTTCATACTTGGTAAGGCAATATCAAATACTGAAGAGTTCACTAATCGCCTGAAAGGCAGCATGGTAATAGTGTTCTCAATATATCTCACACTCTCAGCATTGATATCAATATTTGCCGAACCTATGGTAGTAGCGATGGCACAAAATTCTGCATTGGTAGATGCTACAGTGTCATACATACGTCTGGAAACAATAGCATACATCTTTCTGACAATGTGGAAATTCTTGATGCTCATACTTCTCTTGATTGGAAGAGATAAACTGATTTACATCATGCTCACGGTTCAGATGATTCTTACTGTACTATTGGATACATTGTTCATCTCAGAATTTAGTTTTTCATTACAGCTAGGTGTTAATGGTATCGCAATAACCAACATTATCGTAAATATTGTTCTACTTGCAGTCTTTTTCATATTACTCAAGAAAGAAAAGAATATCAATATCTTCCAAAGGAAGAAATTGAACTTTGCTTGGGTCAAACAATGGACAACAATCGCAGGTTATTCCGGTCTTGAGACTTTGGTTCGAAACCTGGCATTTATGTATATGGTAGTTCGAATGGTAAACATCATCAATGAGCCGGGAACTTTCTGGGTCACTAATAGTTTTATCTGGGGATGGTTGCTTCTTCCAGTACTGCAACTGAGCGAGTTGATAAAAAGTGATTGTTCAAAGGATGAAGAGAACATAAAACTGAATTTCAGAGGATATGTAGGAGTCACAACAATAATAATTGCAATATGGCTTGTGACAATACCATTGTGGGAGCCGTTCATTAAAAATGTGCTAAATATGAGCAACTATGAAGTGATATCCCACTTGGTGATGATATCACTACCTTTCTACATCCTATTTGCATATAACAACATCATAGATTCAATCTTTTATGGAATAGGTAAAACAGAGTACATGTTGTTCCAATCAGTATTTGTGAATGTCACATTTTATGGTACTCTTTTCATCCTTTTCCAAAAGGGTATATACGTCCCTACATTGGAATTAATCACATTGATGTTCGCAGCAGGAATTGCAGTAGATTCATTGCTCACTTTTGTAATGTATTGGTACTTATCGAAGAAAGGTAAGATAGTACACAAGTATGAGCTGACTGTTCCATTGGTTACAGATTGA
- a CDS encoding tyrosine-type recombinase/integrase: MYSKEWLRVEEIESMLSLPNLEEKYEIWILLLYVPALRVTEAINVRDRDLDLEGESIDIWKGKGKDGYMEKVPCDIATLKRIKRYSQHNNLRPNDYIMFSNKSGKVHRSHVYKVVNKILQQVNPDKTIGTHTFRRSRAQHLLDSGLPLVYVSKLLRHKNLSTTMHYLNVSVTDIQREMEKISDPMDKISAVI, from the coding sequence ATGTACTCGAAAGAATGGCTAAGAGTTGAGGAAATCGAAAGCATGCTTTCATTGCCTAATCTCGAAGAAAAGTATGAGATTTGGATTCTTTTGCTCTACGTTCCAGCACTGAGGGTTACCGAGGCTATTAATGTCAGAGACCGAGACCTTGACCTTGAGGGTGAATCTATTGACATATGGAAGGGAAAAGGGAAAGACGGGTATATGGAGAAAGTACCTTGTGATATTGCTACCTTGAAACGAATCAAGAGGTATTCACAGCATAATAATCTCAGACCAAACGACTACATAATGTTTAGCAACAAATCCGGCAAAGTGCACCGAAGCCATGTTTACAAGGTTGTGAACAAGATATTGCAACAGGTCAACCCGGATAAGACGATTGGAACACACACCTTCAGAAGGTCCAGAGCACAGCATCTATTGGACTCAGGACTGCCATTGGTCTATGTTTCGAAGCTGTTGAGACATAAGAACCTGTCAACCACTATGCATTACTTGAACGTCTCTGTGACCGACATACAGCGTGAAATGGAGAAAATCAGTGACCCAATGGATAAGATTAGTGCTGTGATTTGA
- a CDS encoding class I SAM-dependent methyltransferase — protein MNRSCIKVLKKKGEPIRRLLLEMDLLDNSARISSKEDYLLLPLTRKPEEVELKELPGEFELTEHEFEEQKGQLKFEELLDVIPHFEIVGDIALIEDDVAEPEKVADAIMKVKKNVKTVLAAQSPVEGEFRTRRFRTVAGEERTSTIHKEYGSRFYIDLERAYFTPRLATERSRILDQVKEGETVVDMFAGVGPYSIMFARKSPNIRVIAIDKNPYAVEFLRHNVELNSVPNVEAIEGDANLEAEKYAGIADHVIMNLPHNANDFLDAAVKLCATNGIIHYYDITPEDDLFESSLKLIDEAAKRAGRTTELVESRVVRSYAPHQFNVCIEVRVL, from the coding sequence ATGAATAGAAGTTGCATTAAAGTTCTGAAGAAAAAAGGCGAGCCAATACGCAGGTTACTGCTGGAAATGGACCTGCTGGACAATTCCGCACGAATTAGTTCAAAAGAAGATTACCTTTTGCTTCCACTCACACGAAAACCAGAAGAAGTAGAGCTAAAGGAATTACCCGGAGAGTTTGAACTTACCGAGCATGAGTTTGAGGAGCAGAAAGGCCAGCTTAAATTTGAAGAACTGCTGGACGTTATACCTCACTTTGAAATAGTCGGAGATATTGCGCTTATTGAGGATGACGTTGCTGAACCTGAGAAAGTGGCAGATGCCATAATGAAAGTGAAGAAAAACGTCAAGACCGTACTTGCAGCCCAGAGTCCTGTTGAGGGAGAGTTCAGAACCCGCAGGTTCAGGACTGTTGCAGGGGAGGAGAGGACATCAACAATTCACAAGGAATACGGTTCACGATTTTACATCGATCTTGAAAGAGCTTACTTCACACCACGCCTTGCAACCGAGCGTTCACGCATCCTTGACCAAGTTAAAGAAGGCGAAACCGTTGTAGACATGTTCGCAGGTGTTGGCCCATATAGCATTATGTTCGCTAGGAAAAGCCCTAACATTCGCGTGATTGCAATTGACAAAAACCCGTATGCTGTTGAGTTCCTGCGCCACAATGTTGAACTCAATTCAGTTCCAAACGTGGAAGCTATAGAAGGCGATGCGAACCTTGAAGCTGAAAAATATGCCGGTATTGCAGATCATGTGATTATGAACCTGCCCCATAATGCTAATGATTTCCTTGATGCTGCTGTGAAACTTTGTGCTACAAACGGTATTATTCACTATTACGATATTACTCCAGAGGACGACCTTTTTGAGAGTTCCCTGAAACTTATCGATGAAGCAGCAAAAAGAGCAGGAAGAACTACTGAACTTGTAGAGTCACGAGTCGTCCGGTCCTATGCTCCACACCAGTTCAATGTCTGCATTGAAGTGAGAGTGCTCTAG
- a CDS encoding LysE family transporter translates to MLELLEMLTIGFVLGLTGALVPGPMLFVTIDTSLKRGWKAGPEIFVGHAILEFMVCILIIYGITAVSDSTVMAISLLGGATLVIFGLMTMRSAKGAADSMHEHDKGTSKPVLAGVVTSASNPYFWIWWLAAGSALVLRGMEIGLIAAVMFMAGHWLADLGYFTVVSASFSKGKKLMSPKIYERVLLSCGLFLVLFGSWFIIGT, encoded by the coding sequence ATGTTAGAACTGCTGGAAATGCTGACAATAGGATTTGTCCTGGGACTTACAGGTGCACTTGTACCAGGACCCATGCTTTTTGTGACAATAGATACATCCCTGAAAAGAGGATGGAAAGCAGGTCCCGAAATCTTTGTAGGTCATGCAATCCTTGAGTTCATGGTATGCATTCTGATAATCTACGGTATTACAGCAGTGAGTGACAGCACTGTAATGGCAATATCATTACTTGGTGGAGCCACCCTTGTGATATTTGGCCTGATGACAATGAGAAGTGCAAAAGGTGCAGCAGACTCCATGCATGAGCACGACAAAGGCACCTCTAAACCTGTACTTGCAGGAGTTGTCACATCAGCATCAAATCCTTATTTCTGGATATGGTGGCTGGCAGCGGGAAGTGCACTTGTGCTCCGGGGAATGGAGATCGGTCTGATAGCAGCTGTGATGTTTATGGCAGGACACTGGCTCGCTGACCTTGGATATTTCACTGTTGTTTCCGCATCTTTCAGCAAGGGAAAGAAACTCATGTCACCAAAGATTTATGAAAGGGTACTGCTATCTTGCGGACTGTTCCTTGTCCTGTTTGGATCATGGTTTATCATAGGTACATAA
- a CDS encoding transcription initiation factor IIB, with protein MVEVERVRYSDTSEREKIRAMIKARKEKDKSAEVEKAKVQCPECGSRNLVQDYERAELVCSDCGLVVDAEFVDEGPEWRAFDHDQRMKRSRVGAPMTYTIHDKGLSTMIDWRNRDSYGKSISSKNRAQLYRLRKWQRRIRVSNATERNLAFALSELDRMASALGLPRTVRETAAVVYRKAVDKNLIRGRSIEGVAAAALYAACRQCSVPRTLDEIGEVSRVSRKEIGRTYRFISRELSLKLMPTSPIDYVPRFCSGLNLKGEVQSRGVEILRQASEKELTSGRGPTGVAAAAIYIASILCGERRTQREVADVAGVTEVTIRNRYKELAEELDIEIIL; from the coding sequence ATGGTCGAAGTAGAAAGGGTACGATATTCCGATACTTCCGAAAGGGAGAAGATACGTGCAATGATTAAAGCACGTAAAGAGAAAGATAAGAGTGCTGAAGTCGAAAAAGCAAAAGTTCAGTGTCCTGAGTGTGGCAGCCGCAACCTCGTACAGGACTACGAGAGAGCTGAACTCGTGTGTTCTGACTGTGGACTTGTAGTTGACGCAGAATTTGTTGACGAAGGACCTGAATGGCGTGCTTTCGATCATGACCAGAGGATGAAACGTTCCCGTGTGGGTGCACCAATGACCTACACCATCCACGACAAAGGTCTGTCCACAATGATCGACTGGAGAAATCGTGACTCATACGGTAAATCCATTTCATCAAAGAACAGGGCACAGCTTTACAGGTTGAGAAAATGGCAACGTAGGATAAGGGTAAGTAACGCTACGGAAAGGAACCTTGCGTTTGCTCTGTCCGAACTTGACCGTATGGCATCAGCTCTTGGTCTGCCAAGAACTGTTCGTGAGACTGCTGCTGTAGTTTACAGAAAGGCAGTTGACAAGAACCTCATCCGTGGAAGAAGTATTGAAGGTGTTGCAGCAGCAGCACTTTATGCAGCATGCCGTCAGTGCAGTGTTCCAAGAACGCTTGACGAGATAGGAGAAGTATCAAGAGTAAGCAGGAAAGAGATTGGAAGAACATACCGTTTCATCTCAAGAGAGCTTTCACTGAAACTTATGCCAACCTCACCAATAGACTATGTACCAAGGTTCTGTTCAGGACTTAACCTCAAAGGTGAAGTACAGTCCAGGGGTGTGGAGATTCTCAGGCAGGCTTCCGAAAAGGAACTTACCAGTGGCCGTGGCCCAACTGGCGTGGCAGCAGCAGCAATTTACATTGCTTCAATCCTTTGTGGCGAGCGCCGTACTCAGCGTGAAGTCGCTGATGTTGCAGGTGTGACAGAAGTCACTATCCGTAACAGGTACAAGGAACTTGCCGAAGAGCTTGACATAGAAATTATTCTCTAA
- a CDS encoding H/ACA ribonucleoprotein complex subunit GAR1 has protein sequence MKRLGQILHISKQNEIVVRGDEKQFSGSMKDLPRINSFVLDKSIKPIGKVSCIFGPVDQPYFTLKPDKRIVASGLERLVNERVYVQ, from the coding sequence ATGAAAAGATTAGGTCAGATCCTGCATATTTCTAAGCAGAATGAAATCGTCGTCAGAGGCGATGAAAAACAGTTTTCCGGGTCAATGAAGGACTTGCCGCGAATAAACTCTTTTGTTCTTGACAAATCCATAAAACCCATCGGAAAGGTTTCCTGCATATTTGGTCCAGTGGATCAGCCTTATTTTACTCTGAAGCCTGACAAGCGAATTGTAGCTTCCGGATTGGAACGACTTGTAAATGAACGAGTATACGTTCAATGA